The following proteins are encoded in a genomic region of Planctomycetia bacterium:
- a CDS encoding redoxin domain-containing protein: protein MLRRIAYVLGGLFLLFLIAAWIVIFDPFRPADIRAMTQIRSELQASGRLSSDEKQALFGRCVQVADNHPNTVGGATCLLLAATRLSDQDRDGAMQARIGKFLEEGDLELIDAACYRHLGNFQQLDDQAPLLLKRLKAQPDHPQAAALAARVSQMSLPGEEQSPSPTFVAAADLIRDHFAVSPDITPFCETMAMTVWNRTPWTQDFESHLDAILEKNQDRAVRCTAQFAKAQLAMSVGEERQEEALSLFEEFLADFDGKTPYGYLSIEQNYRDLAERQRSELRFRATGKPAPDLHGVDLNGNEIHLKDFQGKATLVVFWGTWCYPCMQLVPQERELVSRFANRKFALVGVNCDDEIELATAAAQEHQMTWPSIQNHLPNGSQITEEWRILGYPTLYLIDHHGVIRRRWIGPPPNELLDAAIELLVDAADNALPPDEMAAVAKELAAIAKSTPTQANDARPDGDSIANDPRFCTFDFQDAKLGASKYVVYQPLQVESGAKFPAILFLHGDGAQGSDGKRHLGQGLPAALASMDNEFPLIAIFPQALNGEDWQAERSGGQRALRILDRVQEVYPIDKDRIILSGFSMGGEGTWSLGAAHPERWAAIVPIAHGWQPQQAEKLAKLPCWAFHSADDEMIAASHSRDMLSAVQAKEGKPLYTEFSGLTHTQSAQQAYLQPELIEWMLLQRRAMK from the coding sequence ATGCTGCGTCGGATCGCGTATGTGCTGGGCGGGCTCTTCCTGTTGTTTCTGATTGCTGCCTGGATCGTCATTTTCGATCCCTTTCGCCCCGCCGACATTCGCGCGATGACGCAAATTCGCAGCGAGTTGCAAGCTTCTGGCCGGCTTTCGTCGGATGAGAAACAGGCGCTATTCGGCCGTTGCGTGCAAGTTGCCGACAACCATCCCAACACCGTCGGCGGCGCGACTTGCCTGCTCTTGGCGGCAACCCGACTATCCGATCAGGACAGAGATGGCGCGATGCAAGCACGGATCGGAAAATTCCTGGAGGAGGGCGATCTCGAACTGATCGACGCTGCTTGTTATCGACATCTTGGGAACTTCCAGCAACTTGACGACCAAGCGCCGTTGCTGTTAAAGCGCCTCAAGGCACAGCCGGATCATCCCCAGGCGGCGGCGCTGGCGGCTCGTGTGAGCCAAATGTCGTTGCCCGGCGAAGAGCAGTCCCCTTCGCCGACGTTTGTGGCCGCGGCCGACCTGATTCGCGATCACTTTGCGGTCAGCCCGGACATCACGCCGTTTTGTGAAACGATGGCGATGACCGTTTGGAATCGCACGCCCTGGACTCAGGACTTCGAGTCGCATCTCGACGCCATCCTGGAAAAGAACCAGGACCGCGCGGTGCGATGCACTGCACAGTTCGCCAAGGCGCAACTTGCCATGTCGGTCGGCGAGGAGCGTCAAGAGGAGGCCCTGTCGCTGTTCGAGGAATTCCTCGCGGACTTCGACGGTAAAACGCCCTACGGCTATCTGTCGATCGAACAGAATTACCGCGACCTGGCCGAACGGCAACGGTCCGAGTTGCGGTTTCGCGCCACGGGGAAGCCTGCGCCGGACCTACACGGCGTCGATCTGAATGGCAACGAGATCCACCTAAAGGATTTTCAAGGCAAAGCGACGCTCGTGGTCTTCTGGGGCACGTGGTGCTATCCCTGCATGCAATTGGTACCGCAGGAACGGGAACTGGTGTCGCGCTTCGCGAATCGCAAATTCGCGTTGGTCGGCGTGAACTGTGATGACGAGATTGAGCTGGCAACGGCCGCGGCGCAAGAGCATCAGATGACGTGGCCGTCAATTCAAAACCACTTGCCAAATGGTTCGCAGATTACGGAAGAGTGGCGAATCCTCGGCTATCCGACGCTCTATTTGATCGACCATCACGGGGTGATCCGCCGTCGCTGGATCGGCCCGCCGCCGAACGAATTGCTCGATGCTGCCATCGAGTTGTTGGTCGACGCGGCGGACAACGCGTTGCCGCCCGATGAGATGGCGGCCGTCGCCAAGGAATTGGCCGCGATCGCCAAGAGCACGCCAACGCAAGCTAACGACGCTCGCCCTGACGGCGACAGCATTGCCAACGATCCGCGATTCTGCACATTCGATTTCCAAGACGCCAAGCTCGGCGCGAGCAAGTACGTCGTTTATCAACCATTGCAGGTCGAGTCGGGTGCAAAGTTTCCGGCAATCTTGTTCTTACACGGGGACGGCGCTCAAGGTTCCGACGGCAAGCGGCACCTGGGACAGGGATTGCCTGCCGCTCTGGCGTCCATGGATAACGAATTTCCGTTGATCGCCATTTTTCCTCAAGCACTCAATGGCGAGGACTGGCAGGCGGAACGCAGCGGCGGCCAGCGTGCGTTGCGTATTCTTGATCGCGTGCAGGAAGTATATCCGATCGACAAGGATCGTATCATTCTGTCCGGTTTCTCGATGGGGGGCGAAGGCACGTGGAGTCTGGGCGCTGCGCATCCCGAGCGTTGGGCCGCGATCGTGCCGATCGCGCACGGTTGGCAGCCTCAACAAGCGGAAAAACTTGCGAAGCTCCCGTGTTGGGCGTTTCACAGCGCCGACGACGAGATGATCGCGGCCAGCCATTCGCGCGACATGTTGAGCGCGGTCCAAGCCAAGGAAGGCAAGCCGCTCTATACCGAGTTCTCGGGCTTAACCCATACTCAATCGGCACAGCAGGCGTACTTGCAGCCGGAGTTGATCGAGTGGATGTTGTTGCAACGACGCGCTATGAAGTGA